One window of Streptomyces sp. NBC_00273 genomic DNA carries:
- a CDS encoding MarR family winged helix-turn-helix transcriptional regulator codes for MDNEIGHEIADALGILLKRTTRTHLHQRLTEGMGEAVDDVTYPVLSTLARTGSRSAADLAHDVGIDRSGVTRRASRLEAAGLVRREPDPTDRRAHLLVLTEEGRLVVAELRARLADHIAASLSDWPPGEAETFARHLRRFTAEGPFA; via the coding sequence GTGGACAACGAGATCGGACATGAGATCGCAGACGCGCTGGGCATCCTGCTCAAGCGCACGACCCGTACGCACCTGCACCAGCGGCTCACGGAAGGCATGGGCGAGGCCGTGGACGACGTGACCTACCCCGTGCTCAGCACCCTGGCCCGGACCGGCTCCCGCAGCGCGGCGGACCTCGCCCACGACGTGGGGATCGACCGCTCCGGCGTGACCCGCCGCGCCTCCCGGCTGGAGGCCGCGGGCCTCGTCCGCCGCGAACCGGACCCCACGGACCGGCGCGCACACCTCCTCGTCCTGACCGAAGAGGGGCGGCTCGTCGTCGCAGAGCTGCGTGCGCGCCTGGCGGACCACATCGCGGCGAGCCTGTCCGACTGGCCCCCGGGCGAGGCCGAGACGTTCGCCCGCCACCTGCGCCGCTTCACGGCCGAAGGCCCGTTTGCCTAG
- a CDS encoding class I SAM-dependent methyltransferase, with the protein MMEHQDVTRAAYDGVVELYASMFADRLETQPFARAMVATFAELVRATGNRRTADVGCGPGHLTALLHDLELDAFGIDLSPGMVDHARRAHPELRFAEARMEALPVEDRALGGVLAHYSMIHTPPGELPALLAEQARVLARGGLLLVSFFATDGPEPVRFDHKVAPAYSWPADRFAELLAGAGLTTFARLLHDPASERGFLEAHVLARLEPDPAADPGRVAPRRR; encoded by the coding sequence GTGATGGAACACCAGGACGTGACCAGGGCGGCCTACGACGGGGTCGTCGAGCTCTATGCGTCGATGTTCGCGGACCGGCTGGAGACGCAGCCGTTCGCGCGGGCCATGGTCGCCACCTTCGCCGAGCTGGTGCGCGCGACGGGGAACCGGCGGACCGCCGACGTCGGGTGCGGGCCCGGGCACCTGACGGCCCTGCTGCACGACCTGGAGCTGGACGCCTTCGGCATCGACCTCTCCCCGGGCATGGTCGACCATGCCCGCCGGGCCCATCCGGAACTGCGGTTCGCCGAGGCGCGGATGGAAGCCCTGCCCGTCGAGGACCGCGCGCTCGGCGGCGTGCTGGCCCACTACTCGATGATCCACACCCCGCCCGGGGAGCTGCCCGCACTCCTGGCCGAGCAGGCACGCGTCCTGGCGCGAGGGGGCCTGCTCCTCGTCTCGTTCTTCGCCACCGACGGACCGGAACCGGTCCGCTTCGACCACAAGGTGGCGCCCGCCTACAGCTGGCCGGCGGACCGCTTCGCCGAGTTGCTGGCCGGGGCCGGGCTCACCACCTTCGCCCGGCTGCTCCACGACCCGGCCTCCGAACGGGGCTTCCTCGAAGCCCATGTGCTGGCCCGCCTCGAACCGGACCCGGCAGCGGATCCCGGACGGGTCGCGCCCCGGCGCAGATGA
- a CDS encoding helix-turn-helix transcriptional regulator encodes MTTMAPGSDVRRNELAEFLRTRRERIAPEQVGLVRGPRRRTPGLRREEVAHLSSVGVTWYTWLEQARDIQVSAQVLDAVARALLLDVSEREHLFALAGSLDPAPPAACPSVTPAVRAMLDQLGHIPACVQNSRYDIVAYNATYGRLLGDLNGKRPEDRNCMWLAFTDPEWRESVVDLPSTHRLMAARFRAAMAEHLGEPAWKTLLARLEGASAEFREVWARHEVVGGQLAKSKYIRNAHVGLLHLEHTNLWLGPRTGPRLVTYVPLDQRTRERLEELERLTRPVGAGLHG; translated from the coding sequence ATGACCACTATGGCTCCTGGAAGCGATGTCCGCCGGAACGAACTGGCCGAGTTCCTGCGCACCCGCCGCGAGCGGATCGCTCCCGAGCAGGTGGGACTGGTGCGCGGGCCGCGCCGGCGGACCCCGGGGCTGCGCCGCGAGGAGGTCGCGCACCTGTCGTCGGTGGGCGTGACCTGGTACACGTGGCTGGAGCAGGCGCGCGACATCCAGGTGTCGGCACAGGTGCTGGACGCGGTCGCGCGGGCGCTGCTGCTCGACGTGAGCGAACGGGAGCACTTGTTCGCGCTGGCCGGGAGCCTGGACCCGGCGCCGCCGGCGGCCTGTCCCAGCGTGACGCCGGCCGTGCGGGCCATGCTCGACCAGCTGGGCCACATCCCGGCGTGCGTCCAGAACAGCAGGTACGACATCGTCGCGTACAACGCCACGTACGGGCGGCTGCTCGGCGACTTGAACGGCAAGCGGCCGGAAGACCGCAACTGCATGTGGCTCGCCTTCACCGACCCGGAGTGGCGGGAGTCGGTGGTCGACCTGCCGAGTACGCACCGACTCATGGCGGCGAGGTTCCGGGCGGCGATGGCCGAGCACCTGGGGGAGCCCGCGTGGAAGACGCTGCTGGCCCGGCTGGAGGGGGCGTCGGCGGAGTTCCGGGAGGTGTGGGCCCGCCACGAGGTGGTGGGCGGGCAGCTCGCGAAGTCGAAGTACATCCGCAACGCTCACGTGGGCCTGCTGCACCTGGAGCACACCAACCTGTGGCTCGGGCCGCGGACCGGGCCGAGGCTCGTGACGTACGTACCGCTGGACCAGCGGACGCGGGAGCGCCTGGAGGAGCTGGAACGGCTGACGCGACCGGTCGGTGCGGGGCTCCACGGCTGA
- a CDS encoding MFS transporter, with amino-acid sequence MHTNPVHSAPAPAAPHLGGLGLFTVLLGAALPLIDFFIVNVALPSIEHDLAAGPALLELVVGGYGVAYAVLLVLGGRVGDSLGRRRLFLIGMAAFGITSLACGLAPNAWTLVAARVAQGAASALMLPQVLATIQATTEGPRRARAMSLYGATGGLSMVAGQILGGVLVAADLGGTGWRAVFLVNVPVVVLGLVLAVRTVPDTRAGRPAAVDVPGTLLLALSLVSLLLPLTEGRAAGWPLWTWISLGVFPVAAAAFYVTERRADRRGRTPLVPPSLLRLESLRRGLVLLLPFSVGFSGFMFVLAVTFQQGLDMDPVTAGLALVPMAVAFFGAALAGPRLVSRFGSRIVTAGGVVQAVGIALLLATLRHGWPDLGVAELAPGVALAGLGQGLQLPVLMRLMLSDVPAERAGVGGGVMITAQQSALALGVATLGSLFLALVPTAGLRAAVSTTLLVQLGLIALTVLLSLRLPRMR; translated from the coding sequence GTGCACACCAACCCCGTGCACAGCGCTCCCGCGCCCGCCGCGCCCCACCTGGGCGGCCTCGGCCTGTTCACCGTGCTCCTCGGCGCGGCCCTGCCCCTGATCGACTTCTTCATCGTCAACGTCGCACTGCCGTCCATCGAGCACGACCTCGCCGCCGGCCCCGCCCTCCTGGAACTCGTCGTCGGCGGCTACGGCGTCGCGTACGCCGTCCTGCTGGTCCTCGGCGGGCGCGTCGGCGACAGCCTCGGCCGCCGCCGGCTCTTCCTCATCGGCATGGCCGCCTTCGGGATCACCTCGCTCGCCTGCGGCCTCGCCCCGAACGCCTGGACCCTCGTCGCCGCCCGCGTCGCCCAGGGCGCGGCCTCCGCCCTCATGCTGCCGCAGGTGCTCGCCACCATCCAGGCCACGACCGAGGGCCCGCGCCGGGCCCGGGCCATGAGCCTGTACGGGGCCACCGGGGGCCTGTCCATGGTCGCCGGGCAGATCCTCGGCGGCGTCCTGGTCGCCGCGGACCTCGGCGGAACCGGCTGGCGAGCGGTGTTCCTGGTCAACGTACCCGTGGTGGTCCTCGGACTGGTCCTCGCGGTGCGCACCGTCCCGGACACCCGGGCCGGCCGGCCCGCGGCCGTGGACGTGCCCGGCACCCTGCTGCTCGCACTGTCGCTGGTCTCGCTGCTGCTGCCGCTGACCGAGGGGCGGGCCGCCGGCTGGCCGCTGTGGACCTGGATCTCGCTCGGCGTGTTCCCCGTCGCCGCCGCGGCGTTCTACGTCACCGAGCGCCGGGCCGACCGGCGGGGCCGCACGCCGCTGGTGCCGCCGAGCCTGCTGAGGCTGGAGTCGCTGCGGCGCGGCTTGGTGCTCCTGCTGCCGTTCTCCGTCGGCTTCAGCGGCTTCATGTTCGTCCTCGCCGTGACCTTCCAACAGGGCCTGGACATGGACCCGGTGACGGCCGGCCTGGCTCTGGTGCCGATGGCCGTGGCCTTCTTCGGGGCCGCGCTGGCCGGGCCGCGCCTGGTCTCCCGCTTCGGTAGCCGGATCGTCACCGCCGGAGGCGTCGTCCAGGCGGTCGGGATCGCCCTCCTGCTGGCCACGCTCCGCCACGGCTGGCCGGACCTCGGCGTGGCCGAACTCGCTCCGGGCGTCGCCCTGGCCGGACTGGGCCAGGGCCTCCAACTGCCCGTGCTGATGCGCCTGATGCTGTCGGATGTCCCCGCCGAACGGGCCGGGGTGGGCGGCGGCGTCATGATCACCGCCCAGCAGTCCGCCCTGGCGCTCGGCGTCGCCACGCTCGGAAGCCTCTTCCTGGCCCTGGTCCCGACGGCCGGCCTGCGCGCGGCGGTGTCCACCACCCTGCTCGTCCAACTCGGCCTGATCGCGCTGACCGTACTGCTCAGCCTCCGCCTTCCGCGCATGCGCTGA
- the gap gene encoding type I glyceraldehyde-3-phosphate dehydrogenase, protein MTRIAINGFGRIGRNVLRALLERDTALEVVAVNDLTEPATLARLLAYDTTSGRLGRPVTVEGNVLVVDGHRITVLAEREPEQLPWAELEVDLVLEATGRFTSAEAARGHLKAGARKVLVSAPSDGADVTLAYGVNTDAYDPALHTIVSNASCTTNALAPLAAVLDELAGIEHGFMTTVHAYTQEQNLQDGPHRDPRRARAAGVNIVPTSTGAAKAIGLVLPQLDGKLSGDSIRVPVPVGSIVELNTTVARDVTREEILEAYRAAAQGPLAGVLEYSDDPLVSSDITGNPASSIFDSELTRVDGRHVKVVAWYDNEWGFSNRVIDTLTLLAAG, encoded by the coding sequence ATGACTCGCATTGCCATCAACGGATTCGGCCGCATCGGACGCAACGTGCTGCGTGCGCTCCTCGAGCGCGACACCGCCCTCGAGGTCGTGGCCGTCAACGACCTGACGGAGCCCGCCACCCTCGCGCGGCTGCTCGCGTACGACACCACGTCCGGCCGGCTCGGCCGCCCGGTGACCGTCGAGGGCAACGTTCTCGTCGTCGACGGACACCGGATCACGGTGCTGGCCGAGCGCGAGCCCGAGCAGCTGCCCTGGGCCGAGCTCGAAGTCGACCTCGTGCTGGAGGCGACCGGTCGCTTCACCTCGGCGGAGGCCGCCCGCGGCCACCTCAAGGCCGGTGCGCGCAAGGTGCTCGTCAGCGCTCCGTCCGACGGCGCCGACGTCACGCTCGCGTACGGTGTCAACACCGACGCCTACGACCCCGCCCTGCACACGATCGTCTCGAACGCGTCCTGCACCACCAACGCGCTCGCCCCGCTGGCCGCCGTGCTCGACGAGCTCGCGGGCATCGAGCACGGGTTCATGACCACCGTGCACGCCTACACGCAGGAGCAGAACCTGCAGGACGGCCCGCACCGCGACCCCCGCCGTGCCCGCGCCGCCGGCGTCAACATCGTGCCGACCTCGACCGGTGCGGCGAAGGCGATCGGCCTCGTCCTGCCGCAGCTCGACGGCAAGCTGTCGGGCGACTCGATCCGCGTGCCGGTCCCGGTGGGCTCGATCGTCGAGCTCAACACCACCGTCGCCCGCGACGTGACGCGCGAGGAGATCCTGGAGGCCTACCGGGCCGCTGCGCAGGGCCCGCTGGCCGGCGTGCTGGAGTACTCCGATGACCCGCTCGTGTCCTCCGACATCACGGGCAACCCCGCCTCGTCGATCTTCGACTCGGAGCTCACCCGCGTCGACGGCCGCCACGTCAAGGTGGTCGCCTGGTACGACAACGAGTGGGGCTTCTCGAACCGCGTGATCGACACGCTCACGCTCCTCGCCGCGGGCTGA
- a CDS encoding GlxA family transcriptional regulator: MPPSRLHRVAVLVLEGAKPLDVGIPAQVFTTRASMPYEVRVCGAAPGLVTGGDGLSYHVTHGLDALAWADIVFVPGYRFPDREDPPQAVIDALVAAHGRGARLAAISTGAFALAATGLLDGKRATTHWHYARALAAKHPLVRLDENVLFVDEGSVLTSAGAASGIDLCLHILRRDLGVAASNHAARRLVAAPYRSGGQAQYVPRSVPEPLGERFAATREWALHQLGEPLTLEALAQHAGVSARTFSRRFAEDTGYTPMQWVMRARIDVARELLERSERSVEQIADDVGLGTGANLRLHFHRILGTTPTEYRRTFTQGE; encoded by the coding sequence GTGCCGCCCTCCCGTCTCCACCGCGTAGCCGTCCTCGTCCTCGAGGGCGCGAAGCCCCTCGACGTGGGCATCCCCGCGCAAGTGTTCACGACCCGCGCGAGCATGCCGTACGAGGTACGGGTCTGCGGGGCGGCTCCCGGCCTCGTCACGGGCGGCGACGGCCTGTCGTACCACGTCACCCACGGGCTCGACGCGCTCGCGTGGGCCGACATCGTCTTCGTCCCCGGCTACCGCTTCCCCGACCGCGAGGACCCGCCGCAGGCGGTCATCGACGCGCTGGTCGCCGCCCACGGCCGGGGGGCGCGGCTGGCCGCCATCTCGACGGGCGCGTTCGCGCTCGCCGCCACCGGTCTGCTCGACGGCAAGCGCGCCACGACCCACTGGCACTACGCGCGGGCCCTCGCCGCGAAGCATCCGCTCGTCCGGCTCGACGAGAACGTCCTGTTCGTCGACGAGGGCAGCGTGCTCACCTCGGCCGGCGCCGCCTCCGGCATCGACCTGTGCCTGCACATCCTGCGCCGCGACCTCGGCGTGGCCGCCTCCAACCATGCGGCCCGGCGCCTGGTCGCGGCTCCCTACCGCAGCGGCGGCCAGGCGCAGTACGTGCCGCGCAGCGTGCCCGAGCCGCTCGGCGAGCGGTTCGCCGCCACCCGTGAGTGGGCCCTGCACCAGCTGGGCGAACCGCTCACCCTGGAGGCGCTGGCGCAGCACGCGGGGGTCTCGGCGCGGACCTTCTCGCGGCGCTTCGCCGAGGACACCGGATACACGCCGATGCAGTGGGTCATGCGGGCCCGGATCGACGTGGCACGCGAGTTGCTGGAGCGTTCGGAGCGCAGTGTCGAACAGATCGCGGACGATGTCGGCCTCGGCACCGGCGCCAATCTCCGCCTGCACTTCCACCGCATCCTGGGCACCACCCCGACCGAGTACCGGCGCACCTTCACCCAGGGCGAGTAG